Genomic window (Pseudomonas xantholysinigenes):
TGATGATGCCGTCACCGAACTTTTCATGAACCAGCGCCTTCAAGGTGGTGCCGTACACCTGCAACATCTCGTAAAAGCGGTAGATGGTCGGGTCGGTCGGGATACCCTTTTCAATGCTGCCGCGCAGTGGCACGGTCTGCAGCAGTGCAACGCCATCCGCGTCGAGGCCGAGTTTGTCGCCCACTACCTGGGCCGCGCTCGCCGGCAACGGGTGCTGGCCCAACAGTGCTGCGGTGACGAAGGCTTCGGACAAACCGGTGCCTTCGGTGATCTGGGAGAACGACAGGTCTTTGCGGGCCTTGGCCAGCAGGATGACTTCGCTCAGGGCAAGGCGAGCGTTCTGGCTGATTTGCGATTGGATCATGGTGTTTCTCCTTGGTTGAAAGATGTTCAGGCAACGCGCTTGGGTTGATGGCAAACGGCGTGCACTTCAGGGTTGTGGGCGAGGGATACGAATGTACCGGTACTACCATCGAAGGCCTCGATCAGCCCGCTTTCGATGTCGTAGATCCAGCCATGCAATGTCACGCGGCCTTCTTCCAGGGCCAGGCGCACCGAGGGGTGGGTCTGGATGTTGGCAAGCTGGGCGATCACGTTTTCGCGCACCATGGCTTCGACCTTGGCCTGCGGACCGAAATGGTCGCGCGCTTCGTTGACCACTCGGGCGGAATCGGCGTAGCGCAGCCAACCCGCCACTGCGGGCATGTGGTCCAGGCATTTGCAGGTGGCGATGGCCGTCATGGCGCCGCAATCGGAGTGACCGCAGATGACGATGTCGGAAACCTGCAAGGCCGCCACGGCATATTCGACCGAGGCCGATACGCCTCCAGGCTCGGGCCCGTAGGACGGCACGATGTTGCCGGCATTGCGGATGACGAACAGGTCTCCGGGTTCGCGCTGGGTGACCAGCTCCGGCACCAGGCGGCTGTCGGAGCATGAGATGAACAGGGCACGTGGGCTCTGCTGGCTGGCCAGATCCTTGAATAGTTTGACGCGCTCGGGATAGGCGTCTTTCTGGAACTTCAGAAACCCGTCGATGATGTCTTTCATGGCTGACTCCTTGAGTGACGCGATGTGTTGAAGCAAAGGTTACGCAGCACTTCCGATAAGGTAAAAGTCTGATTTATGATGCAGGCAATCAGATAATCTTATAGGTCCAGCCATGCTTGCCCGGCACATTCAATACTTCATCGCAGTGGCAACTCACCTCAGTTTCACCCGCGCCGCAGCGGCCTTGCATGTGTCTCAACCGGCCTTGTCGCAGCAGGTCCGGCAGCTGGAAGAGAGTCTTGGCACACCGCTGTTCGATCGTTCTGGTCGGACCACACGATTGACGGATGCCGGCGAGGTGTACCTGCGCTATGCCAAGCGAGCCGCGCAGGAGCTGCAGGAGGCAAAACGAGCCATTGATGACCTCGGAGATCTGAGCCGCGGATCACTTCGGGTGGGGGTAACACCGACATTCACCAGCTACCTCGTTGGCCCACTGGTTGAAGCGTTCCATGGCCGCTACCCGAACATCACGCTGGTGCTGCGAGAGATCGCTCAAGAGGCGCTGGAGGAAATGTTGTTGGCCGACGAGGTCGATGTGGGTATTGCGTTCGACAATGGCCATCATCTGGACCTGGAAGCCCAAGCGCTATTGGTCGAAACCCTCGCGCTGGTGGTCGGCAAGCAGCACCCTCTGGCCACGGTGGGCAGTATTGGCCTGGAGGCGTTGAACTCAGAGTCGTTGATACTCTTGAGCGCCGAATTCGCCACCCGTGAGCAGATCGACAGCTACTGCCGCCAGCACAACATTCGCCCTCACGTGCAAGTGGAAGCCAATACCATCAGTGCGCTGATCGAAGTGGTCAGCAGGACCACGCTCTCGACCTTGTTGCCGGCCACCATCGCCCTGGCTCACGAGCAGTTGGTGGCTATCGCGCTAGACCAGCAGCGCTTGCAACGCACTGCCGTTCTGATGCAACGAAAAGGGGTTTACCAAACGGCGGCAGCGCGGGCCTTTGTCGAACTGGCGATGCAAGTGGCCAAGCAACTTGAGCAGCCAGGCTGCTCCGACCAGCTGATGTAGACGCAGGCCAAATTCACCAGGCAGTTCAGTCTGCACCGCCACGGCCAGCATTGATCACGCATCGCGTTGGGGTATTCATGGGACTGCCGGCCCATTAATGCCGCAGTAACTTGCCCTCTGCAAAAATACCACCAACAGGCTCCTCATCGATTTGCGCCATGCTCAACTGCGAGGTCTCGCGCAACATCAGCGAGCAGATCGCCACCAATGCCAACGCCCCCGCGCCATACAAGGCCACCCCCAGTGGATTGTGATTGGTGAGGATAAGAATTGCCGTGGCAATGCTTGATGCCGTCCCCCCGCCCAGCGCCGCGCCGATCTGGTAACTGGCCGAAATCCCCGAGTAACGCATGCTGCGCGGGAACTGCTCGCCCAGAAACGCCGGGATCGGCCCTTGGGTCGCGCCCATCAGCAGGCCGGTCAGGCTGTAGGCGAACAGGGCCATGCCAAAGTGCTGCATGGCGACCAGCTCGAAGAAGGCGAACAGCCCGAGCGCCATGGCCACGGCACCGAATGCCATCACCGTGCGCCGGCCCAGGCGGTCGGACAGGTGGCCGAACAGCGGCGCGGCAAACACGATGGCAATCGACAATGTCAGGTCGAACATCAGCGCGTCGGTGCTGCCATAACCCGCCTGGGTGGCGTACGTCAGGAAGAAGGTGCTGCCGATGTAGGCGATGGTGCAGTAGCCGAAGGCGATTCCGGTGCACAGCAGCAACTGCCGTGGGCGCTGGCGCAGGGCCTCGGCCAGCGGTGCACGTGTCGGCTTGACCGCGGGTGCCGCAACAGCTGCCGGCGCCTTGAGGCGCGCGTACAGGCCGATCAGCACCAGGGTGCCACCGAGCCAGAAGGGAATGCGCCAGGCGAAATCCACCAGGTTGTCGTCGAAGGCGGCGCTGACGATGGCGAACACCGCCGCGCCGAAGATGCCGCCAACCCCGATGCCCATGCTCGTGAAGCTACCCCACAGGCCTCGCCGGCCCGGCGGTGCGGACTCGATGCCGAACAGCGCGGCACCGCCCCACTCCCCTCCCGCGGCGAAGCCCTGGACCAGGCGCAGCAGCACCAACAGGATTGGCGCGGCCACACCGATGCTGGCGTGGGTTGGCAAGCAACCGATGAGGAACGTGCTCAGGCCCATGAGCAGCAAGGTCGCTACCAGCACCTTCTGCCGGCCGATGCGGTCGCCGAAGTGGCCGAACACCAGCCCGCCCAACGGTCGAGCGAAGAAACCGGCGCCAAAGGCGCTGAAGGCCACCAGGGTCGCGGTCAGGTGGTCCATCTGCGGAAAGAACACCTGGGGAAACACCAGCGCGGCGGCGGTGCCATAGATGATGAAGTCGTAGAACTCCAGCGCCGTGCCCATGCCGGACACACAGAAGGTCCGCAAGGCGGAGCGCGATGACGCAGGTAGAGAATGATCCGCATGCATTATTGTTGTTCTCGTTCAGCGGGTACCGCCGACTTGGGCTGGCGGCACCGGGTGGGCTCAGAAGGTTTCGAAGCCGGCCTTGGCCAGTTGCAGTGGCGTGCCCGCCGCGTATTCGAGCAGGCAACGCTCGGTGTCGATGCCCACGCTCAGCAGGGTTTGCCAGCGCTCGGTGTCGGGCAGGGTCATGTCCGGGTGGAAGCAGATCGGCGCGCTGTCGCCTTGCCCACCGCACATGGCTTCGGCGCGCGCGCGCAGCTCGCAGCTGTCCATCTGGCCGATCACTTGCTCCAGGTGACCCAGCCGGCCTTGGGTGTCGGCGCGATCGAGCACTTGCTCGCCCTGGCTCAAGTGCGGATCGAGAAAGTGGTTGGTGTGCAGCAGCCAACCATCCTCACGCGGCAGCACCAGCGCCGTGCGCTCGGGGCTCAGTTCGATGCTGAGCGCACGCGGGCTGCTGTCGTCGCGGGAGAACACGGTCAGCACGGTGGAGGCACTGACCCGCGCCGAACGCGCAAGCTCCACGGCCTCTTCGACGCTGCTGGCCTCCTCCAGCAAGCGACGGGCGATGGCATGCACCGGCACGCCGCCACTGTCGTTATCGCTGACATGGTGGAGGATGTTGAAGTGAAGCCCCAGGCCGGCACTGTTCACGCCCAGCTTGGCCAACATGCCGAACTCGCAGAACAGCTTGACGTGCATGCCACGCTCGGTATGCAGCGCCAGCATCAGGCCGTGGGGGCAGAGGCTGTCGTGCCAGTCCCAGGTTTGCAGGGTCTGCGGCGCGCGCGGGCCGCGCGGCGCGTGCACGGTGGTCGAACACTCGCTATGGCGGGTGCGTGCAGCCAGTACCTCGGTGCGGGCGTTCAGGCTCGCCAACTGCCACAGCGGCAAGCCTGCGCCGCTGGCCAGGCCGATCACCTCCGCGGCCAGGTCCGGGCTCCAGGCCTCCAGCGCGGCCAGGCTGTTTTCGCCGATGCGCTGCGCTTCGCGCAGGCTTACGCCGACCCGTGGGAAGAAATCCAGGTACAGCTCGGTGGTAGTGCGGATCTGCTCGGCGAAACGTTCGCCGATCTGGCGACCACGCTCGAGGGGGTTGCGGACGTCGGTGACTAACGTGTGGATCTTCACTGCAGGAACTCCTGGTACAGCGCGCTCAAGGCATCGTTGCGGTTCTGGAAAGAGTGAGGCCGCCGGATTCAAGCGACCACCACCTTCAGCCTAGCGAGCCGATCCCTGCTGATCATCGCCACACCCCGCACAACTTTTGTGCCTGAACGGAAAAACTCAGCGCCGCGCCGCCGACTCCAGGCCCTGCCCCCGCAGGTGTTCGTGCAACAGGGCGATGAAGGTCTGCACCTTGCGCGTGTTGCGCCGGTGCGGCAGGTACAGCACGTGCACCCATGGCCCGAACGCGCTCAACGCGCGCCAGTACTCAGGCATCACCTCCACCAGTTGTCCGTTGGCCAGATACGGCGCGGCGCACCATGTGGGCACGAACTGCAAACCCTGGCCATCGAGCAGGCATGCCAGCAAAAAATCGAAGTTGTCACTCAGCAACCGCGGCGTGGGCTGGCGCACCCGCAACGACTGGCCGTCACGTTCGATCCACCAGAAGCTACGGTTGAGCAGCGGGTGGCGCAGCAACAGCCAGTCGTGCTGGGCATAGTTCTCCAGGGTAATGGCTGCGCCGCGCCGGGCCAGGTAGTCGGGGCTGGCGCAGAGGATCACCCGGTTCTCGATCAACGGCTGGGCGATCAGCTCGGGCTGGTCGGTGGGGCCGTCACGCAGCGACAGGTCGTAGCCGCCGTCGATCAAATCTTCGTTGGCGTCGTTGAGGTTTACCTCCAGACGCACCTGCGGGTGTTCACGCATGAAGCGGCAACACACCTGATTGAGAAACGCCGGGCCGAACGAGGGTGGCGCGGTGATGCGCAAGGTACCGCGCAGCTCATGCTGCAACTGCTCGACTTCTTCGGTTACCCGTTGCAGGTGCATCAGCGCCTGGCGGGCGCCTTCCAGATACAGCGTGCCCGCCTCGGTGAGCGCCATGCGCCGCGTGGTGCGCTCGAACAGGCGCACACCCAGTTCGGCCTCCAGGTGCGCGACGGCCTTGGTGATCGCCGACGGGGTCTTGCCCAATTGCTCGGCCGCACGGCTGAAGCTGCCGTGTTCGGCGGCAGCAACGAAGATGGTCAGGGCCGTCATTTTGTCCATGGTTTCTTCCTGTTCGGCACAAGCGGAGATGCACAGCGCCTTTTATCAGGCCCGCAGTTACCGCGTATTTGAATAGGCACTGGCATAACGACGGCTTGCATCACGGCAATCATAGGCGACGGATTATTTCCTCTGGGAGAAAAAAGTTGTGCCTGCTTGCGCATTTTTCCACCCGCGCGCCTTGGCTAGGCTGCCGCTCCAACACAACAAGAACGAGGCAGCGAATGAAGCAGCTCCTGAAGATGGCGATCAGCGCGGGCCTTGCCTGCGCTGCCCTGCCGAGCGTTGCGGCAGTGGACGTGATCCTGCACAACGCCAAGGTCTACACCGCCGAGCCAGGCCAACCCTTGCAGCAGGCCGTGGCAGTCGAAGGCGAGAAGATCGTGGCGGTGGGCTCCGACCAGGCCGTGCTGCGCCTGAAAGGCGACAGCACGCAGGTAATCAACCTCGGCGGCAAAGTGCTGATGCCTGGCATGCTCGACTCCCATTCCCATGCCATCAAGGGCGGCCTGCAACTGGAACTGGCCAACCTGGCTGGCGCAGCAATCCCCCTCGATGAACTGGAACGGCGTCTGCGCCAGTGGCGCAAGGACGGCAAAGCCGTGCGCGGCGAGTTCCTCTGCGTCGGTGGCGTGCCTGGCACCTACTGGGACGACATTCCCGCCCTGGAGCAGCGTTTCAACCACGGCGAATGGGCCGACCAGCCGATCCTCTTCGCCGCCAATGACATGCACACCGGCTGGGCCAACCAGGCCATGCTCGAACGCGCGGGCATCAACAACCAGACCATCGCTGCCCTGCCCGCCGAGGCGCGCAATACCATTGGCCAGCGCCCGGACGGCACGCCGAACGGCTTCCTCGCCGATGCCAGCTACTACCCGGTGACCGACCTGCTGCCAGCGCTGTCCCACGCCACCTTGATGAGCGCCGGGCGCATGGCCCTGGATTACTACAAGCAACTGGGCATCACCGGCTGGATGGACCCGCTGGCCAACGAACTGCCGGGCGCCGACGTGCACAATAACTCAATGGGCGTGCTGCCGGTCTACAAGGATCTCGCCGAGCGCGGCGAGCTGACCGCCCACGTCGCGGCGCTGCTGATGGCCGACTCCAAGGCCCGCCCCGCAGA
Coding sequences:
- the cynS gene encoding cyanase yields the protein MIQSQISQNARLALSEVILLAKARKDLSFSQITEGTGLSEAFVTAALLGQHPLPASAAQVVGDKLGLDADGVALLQTVPLRGSIEKGIPTDPTIYRFYEMLQVYGTTLKALVHEKFGDGIISAINFKLDIKKVEDPEGGSRAVITLDGKYLPTKPF
- a CDS encoding carbonic anhydrase, whose product is MKDIIDGFLKFQKDAYPERVKLFKDLASQQSPRALFISCSDSRLVPELVTQREPGDLFVIRNAGNIVPSYGPEPGGVSASVEYAVAALQVSDIVICGHSDCGAMTAIATCKCLDHMPAVAGWLRYADSARVVNEARDHFGPQAKVEAMVRENVIAQLANIQTHPSVRLALEEGRVTLHGWIYDIESGLIEAFDGSTGTFVSLAHNPEVHAVCHQPKRVA
- the cynR gene encoding transcriptional regulator CynR, whose translation is MLARHIQYFIAVATHLSFTRAAAALHVSQPALSQQVRQLEESLGTPLFDRSGRTTRLTDAGEVYLRYAKRAAQELQEAKRAIDDLGDLSRGSLRVGVTPTFTSYLVGPLVEAFHGRYPNITLVLREIAQEALEEMLLADEVDVGIAFDNGHHLDLEAQALLVETLALVVGKQHPLATVGSIGLEALNSESLILLSAEFATREQIDSYCRQHNIRPHVQVEANTISALIEVVSRTTLSTLLPATIALAHEQLVAIALDQQRLQRTAVLMQRKGVYQTAAARAFVELAMQVAKQLEQPGCSDQLM
- a CDS encoding MFS transporter, with the translated sequence MHADHSLPASSRSALRTFCVSGMGTALEFYDFIIYGTAAALVFPQVFFPQMDHLTATLVAFSAFGAGFFARPLGGLVFGHFGDRIGRQKVLVATLLLMGLSTFLIGCLPTHASIGVAAPILLVLLRLVQGFAAGGEWGGAALFGIESAPPGRRGLWGSFTSMGIGVGGIFGAAVFAIVSAAFDDNLVDFAWRIPFWLGGTLVLIGLYARLKAPAAVAAPAVKPTRAPLAEALRQRPRQLLLCTGIAFGYCTIAYIGSTFFLTYATQAGYGSTDALMFDLTLSIAIVFAAPLFGHLSDRLGRRTVMAFGAVAMALGLFAFFELVAMQHFGMALFAYSLTGLLMGATQGPIPAFLGEQFPRSMRYSGISASYQIGAALGGGTASSIATAILILTNHNPLGVALYGAGALALVAICSLMLRETSQLSMAQIDEEPVGGIFAEGKLLRH
- a CDS encoding C45 family autoproteolytic acyltransferase/hydolase; translation: MKIHTLVTDVRNPLERGRQIGERFAEQIRTTTELYLDFFPRVGVSLREAQRIGENSLAALEAWSPDLAAEVIGLASGAGLPLWQLASLNARTEVLAARTRHSECSTTVHAPRGPRAPQTLQTWDWHDSLCPHGLMLALHTERGMHVKLFCEFGMLAKLGVNSAGLGLHFNILHHVSDNDSGGVPVHAIARRLLEEASSVEEAVELARSARVSASTVLTVFSRDDSSPRALSIELSPERTALVLPREDGWLLHTNHFLDPHLSQGEQVLDRADTQGRLGHLEQVIGQMDSCELRARAEAMCGGQGDSAPICFHPDMTLPDTERWQTLLSVGIDTERCLLEYAAGTPLQLAKAGFETF
- a CDS encoding LysR family transcriptional regulator is translated as MDKMTALTIFVAAAEHGSFSRAAEQLGKTPSAITKAVAHLEAELGVRLFERTTRRMALTEAGTLYLEGARQALMHLQRVTEEVEQLQHELRGTLRITAPPSFGPAFLNQVCCRFMREHPQVRLEVNLNDANEDLIDGGYDLSLRDGPTDQPELIAQPLIENRVILCASPDYLARRGAAITLENYAQHDWLLLRHPLLNRSFWWIERDGQSLRVRQPTPRLLSDNFDFLLACLLDGQGLQFVPTWCAAPYLANGQLVEVMPEYWRALSAFGPWVHVLYLPHRRNTRKVQTFIALLHEHLRGQGLESAARR
- a CDS encoding amidohydrolase gives rise to the protein MKQLLKMAISAGLACAALPSVAAVDVILHNAKVYTAEPGQPLQQAVAVEGEKIVAVGSDQAVLRLKGDSTQVINLGGKVLMPGMLDSHSHAIKGGLQLELANLAGAAIPLDELERRLRQWRKDGKAVRGEFLCVGGVPGTYWDDIPALEQRFNHGEWADQPILFAANDMHTGWANQAMLERAGINNQTIAALPAEARNTIGQRPDGTPNGFLADASYYPVTDLLPALSHATLMSAGRMALDYYKQLGITGWMDPLANELPGADVHNNSMGVLPVYKDLAERGELTAHVAALLMADSKARPADLDELDKVRQQFLGVRNLTLPGIKVFADGVAEAPAQTAAMLKPYKNSGRNGELLLDPQHFGELVSAADARGWLVHVHAIGDRAVREALNGIAQARRDRHSGIPHSITHLQMVSPKEYARFKQLDVIAAMQLYWASADESNIDLVKPYVDAMAFMHSFPAHSLLKHGAIISGASDWPITTPDPWKAIYQAVSRKGPKGVLNADEAIDRQVMFQAYTLNSARAMRLEQQVGSLKVGKQADMIVLDRDVLSVEPEALRDTQVLQTWFAGKQIYAR